From the Solanum lycopersicum chromosome 10, SLM_r2.1 genome, one window contains:
- the LOC138338955 gene encoding uncharacterized protein, with protein MEHGNNSMVKLTSTNYSIWRPMMEDFLYCKDLFDPIDVDKTKKDVQPTKPEKMIDKEWEKLKRKTLGTIRQWIDISIFNHVSQETEPLELWRKLEGLYERRPFITRPR; from the coding sequence ATGGAGCATGGAAATAACTCTATGGTTAAACTGACATCAACCAATTATTCCATTTGGCGTCCGATGATGGAAGATTTTCTATATTGCAAGGATTTGTTTGACCCAATTGATGTggataaaacaaagaaagatgTCCAGCCCACTAAGCCAGAGAAGATGATAGATAAAGAATGGGAAAAGCTGAAGAGAAAGACCTTGGGGACAATCAGACAGTGGATTGATATTAGCATATTCAATCATGTATCCCAGGAGACTGAGCCGCTTGAACTATGGAGAAAATTGGAGGGTCTTTATGAGAGAAGACCGTTCATAACAAGGCCTCGTTGA
- the LOC112940155 gene encoding peroxidase 70-like — MASNSFFLLHVLVMFSLASMALSDSLSPSFYNHVCPEALPAIKRVVEDAVRKERRMGASLLRLHFHDCFVNGCDASILLDKTATIDSEKTAIPNNNSIRGFDVIDKIKSEVDKCCGRSIVSCADIVAVAARDSVVALGGPTWEVPLGRRDSTTASRTKANNDIPPPTLDLPALINSFKKQGLNEKDLVALSGGHTLGFAQCSTFRNRIYNDTNIDSTFASQRKANCPRSGGNTNLAPLDPTPALFDSKYFSNLVSKKGLLHSDQALFNGGQTDNLVKKYSTNLGSFSKDFAESMIKMGNIKPLTGNQGQIRVNCRKVNV; from the exons ATGGCTTCCAATagcttctttcttcttcatgttTTGGTCATGTTTTCTCTAGCAAGCATGGCACTTTCGGATTCTCTTTCACCTTCTTTCTATAATCATGTATGTCCTGAAGCTTTGCCAGCCATAAAACGAGTCGTTGAGGATGCAGTCAGGAAAGAGAGGCGAATGGGTGCCTCTTTGCTACGTTTACACTTTCATGATTGTTTTGTCAAT GGGTGTGACGCTTCAATTCTTCTAGACAAAACGGCTACTATTGACAGTGAAAAGACTGCGATACCCAATAACAATTCTATTAGAGGATTTGATGTGATTGACAAAATCAAGTCAGAAGTTGATAAATGTTGTGGACGTTCTATTGTGTCTTGTGCAGATATTGTAGCTGTTGCAGCTCGCGACTCTGTAGTTGCA CTAGGTGGACCAACATGGGAAGTTCCTTTGGGAAGAAGGGATTCGACTACAGCAAGTAGAACCAAAGCAAACAATGATATCCCACCTCCAACTTTGGACTTACCAGCACTTATCAACAGCTTCAAGAAGCAAGGATTGAATGAGAAAGATCTCGTCGCACTCTCTGGAGGACACACACTAGGATTTGCTCAATGTTCCACCTTCAGGAATCGTATCTACAATGACACTAACATCGACTCCACTTTTGCAAGCCAACGCAAAGCCAATTGTCCACGCAGTGGAGGCAATACCAACCTTGCTCCACTTGATCCAACTCCAGCTctttttgattcaaaatattttagtaacttGGTGTCCAAGAAAGGACTTTTGCACTCTGATCAAGCACTATTTAATGGCGGTCAAACTGATAATCTTGTTAAGAAATATAGTACCAACCTCGGGAGTTTCTCTAAAGATTTTGCCGAGTCTATGATTAAGATGGGAAATATTAAGCCATTGACAGGGAATCAAGGCCAAATTCGCGTAAACTGCAGGAAGGTGAACGTCTAA